The genomic region ATTTTTATATCGAAGAAACTACTTTAACAAAACTTATTAAAAAATATTTTAAGAATGCAACAAAAACCTTTTATCGTTGAGCACAAAAAATTATGACCGCTTATTATTCTGACAATTTAGATTTGTTATTGTTTAAAACTACAAAACCACAAAATCTTAATTATCAATATAGTTTAAATTCTCGCAAAAAAGTATGTGATTTATATTTTGATTACAAAAATATCAAAGCCGGTGGAATGTGGTCTTTATTTAACAATTTGAAAATTGGTTTTCACGATGTTGAAAATTCAGAAGTTCCGAAAAACATCAAAACTTTTTATCTTTGAATTAAATCTGACCCGCGTTGAAAAGAATTAAAACAGCAAATCAAACAAACAAAACGCCATTTTAAGCGTTATGAAGTATCCGAGATTGGTCTTTTACAAATGGATGCTAAAATTATTACCCCATCAAATTTTTCGGTTGATAAAAAATATTATATTTATGATTTCATTGACGAAATGACACGGATAGTATTTGGTTATGTTTATGATAGTTTGGGAACTAATAACGCGATTAATGCTGTACAAAGAGCAATGAAAGATTTTCGTGAACTTGGCATAACTATTAAACGCCTTCGTACTGATAATGCTCCAGAATTTACTACTACTAACTGAAGTAATAAAAAATCGTACAAAGTAAAAGAAAGGCCTTTTACAACCTTTCTTTCAAGGAACGGAATTGTTCACGAAACCACACCAATCCGTTCTCCTCAAAGTAACGGAAAGATTGAACGATTCCATCAACATTATACTAAATTATTTTATGCTAACCTGAATTGTAAATATAAATGGGACAGTTTTTTAAAATAATTGTATTAAATCTATTGGTCTTTTATAAGATAATGATTTTCTGGGTGTAGAATTAATTTGAAATGCTATAGAATTTAAGTCTTTTTGTTTATATGAAGATAAATCAGTAGATTTTGGTAAATATCTTCTTAAAATACCATTATTGTTTTCATTTAAACCTCTTTGACAAGGTTTTCCGGCATCTGCAAAATAAATTTTAACATTACAATTTTTTTCAATTAATTTTCATTTACTAAATTCTTTACCACGATCAAAAGTAATAGTTTTAATTGTTCCTGGTATTAATTTTGAAATAAATTTTATTATACTTTGTGTAATACTTTCTGCTTTATGATTTTTAGTTTTCAAAGGAATTGTGGTTTTTGATCATAGATCAGCTAAAGTAATAATAGAACTTTTATGATCTTTACCAACGATAGTATCTCCCTCTAAATGGCCAAATTCTTGTATATTTTTAATATTTGGAATTATTAAATTTCTTTCATGAATAGATTTACAATTATTAATTCTGCCCCTAGTTTCTTTTTGTTTATGAGGTTTATTTTTGCCTTTTCTCAATAAATTTTTTTCATCAAAACCCATTCGATTTGTTTTAAACATGTTATATAAAGTTTTTGTTGAAATATTTTTTATTTTATTTTTCTTTAAAAAATCAGCAATTATATCAAGAGCATAATTTTTAGTAATTAACAAATGATTGATAGTATTAATTTCTGTTAAAGTTAAAATTATTAATTTTCTACCTGCATTTTGTTTATTTTTTTGAACTTGATTCAATATTTCTAATGGTAATAAGTTTTGATTTAATAATTTACAAACTCTGTGTACAGTTGATTTACTATAATCAATTGCTTTTGCTATTTTACGAATAGAAAATCCATAACTTTTATATTCTTTTATTGCTATTATTGATTCAATAGTCAGATACTTATACATTGTGCTAATTCCTTTCTTTTCTTAATTATAGAATTAACACAATTTGTTTTTTATATAAGTGTCCTTTTTAATTTTACATTTCAGGAAAACTAAAAATCATAAAGCAGAAAGTATTACACAAAGTATAATAAAATTTATTTCAAAATTAATACCAGGAACAATTAAAACTATTACTTTTGATCGTGGTAAAGAATTTAGTAAATGAAAATTAATTGAAAAAAATTGTAATGTTAAAATTTATTTTGCAGATGCCGGAAAACCTTGTCAAAGAGGTTTAAATGAGAACAATAATGGTATTTTAAGAAGATATTTACCAAAATCTACTGATTTATCTTCATATAAACAAAAAGACTTAAATTCTATAGCATTTCAAATTAATTCTACACCCAGAAAATCATTATCTTATAAAAGACCAATAGATTTAATACAATTATTTTAAAAAACTGTCCCATTTATATTTACAATTCAGGTTTCTTTAAAAAATCAGCAATTATATCAAGAGCATAATTTTTAGTAATTAACAAATGATTGATAGTATTAATTTCTGTTAAAGTTAAAATTATTAATTTTCTACCTGCATTTTGTTTATTTTTTTGAACTTGATTCAATATTTCTAATGGTAATAAGTTTTGATTTAATAATTTACAAACTCTGTGTACAGTTGATTTACTATAATCAATTGCTTTTGCTATTTTACGAATAGAAAATCCATAACTTTTATATTCTTTTATTGCTATTATTGATTCAATAGTCAGATACTTATACATTGTGCTAATTCCTTTCTTTTCTTAATTATAGAATTAACACAATTTGTTTTTTATATAAGTGTCCTTTTTAATTTTACATTTCAGGAATACCCAACTTTCTGGCATTAAAATGTTGGTTGTCCAATTAATGAACCAATTACTAAAAATACTATTGATAATACCATAATAACTATTAACAAAGGTCAAAGTCCTTTTAATAATGAACCATATGAAATATGTGAGAGAGCAATAGCTCCCATAACAACACCAGAAGTTGGGGTTACTAAATTAACAATTCCTGATGCTAAACTAAAACTAGTAATTGCTCCTGATGTTAAACCGACACCTAATGCAGGAGCAATAATACTAAAAACTGCTGTTGCAAAACCACTAGCAGAAGGAATTAAAAATGATAAGGGAACAAATAAAAAATATAAAATTAAAGGAATAGCTCATTGTGGTAAATTAACAATACTATTTTTAATTCCCGCAATCATAATTTCTTGCATTCCTGTGCGTTGTAAAATTACTGTAATTCCACCAGCTAATGCAATTACTAAACAAACAGATAAAATAGCAGAGCTTCCTTGTAAAATATCATTAACTAACATTTGTTCTGATTTTCAATTAACAAAACCAATAATAATTGTCGCAATTAAAAAGAACGAAGAAACTTCTAATAAACCACCTACACCAACTCCCGGAATAAATTTGGTTATATATGGCACTTCAGTATTAATTGTTTTCCCAAATTCTTTAAAAATACTAATACCAAATTCACTTCAAGCAATTAAATAAAAAATCATTACTACAAATGCTAAAGCAAACAGGATTAATGAAACAATTCTTCGCTTTGTTAATGGCACTTCTAAAATTGATTTTTTAAAAATTTTTTGATGTTCACTATGCATTGAAAAAACAACTGAATTACGGTTATCTTTTTTAACACGATAAGCATAAAGCATTACAAAACCAATCGCCACCGTTGTCATCACAATTCAAATTATAACTCTTCAAACTATTCCTGTAGTTACTGCTAACTTACCAACAATTCCACCATCTATTGCAGCCTGAACAGCAGTACCAATTAAAAATGGATTAATAATTGAACCTAAAACACCAATCCCAGCTCCTAACAAAATAATTAATAATCCCGTAAAAGCATCAAATCCCGCAGCTAAAATAATTGGTAAAATTAAAGCATAAAATCCTAATGTCTCTTCTGCCATCCCATATGTTGTTCCTGAAACGGAAAAGAAAATCATTAAAATAGGAATTAACCACAACTCCTTATTTTTTAAATTAGAAATTAACTTGCCAATCAAAGCATCTAAAGCTTGAGTTTTCATCATCACATTAACAAAAGCCCCTAAAATTAATACAAAGATAATAATTGATGCCCGACCTTTATTAGTAAAACTTTCCATCGGAACTCAAAAAATATCAATAATTCCTGCTGGCGTTTTAGCAACCGCCGGAATTCAAGATAAAAAAACTAAAATAATAATAATTAAAAATAAAATGGTAAATGCCGTTGGCATTTTAAATTTAAATCACTTTTTCATATCGCTAATCAACCATTGCCACTAACAAAACTCATCTAATAATATTAATTTCTAAGAATTTTCCCAGTTCAAAGCTAAATTGATATTTACTATCCTTCATAATTTGTATCCCTTTCTAATTTCACATATTTGCATATATTTTAGCACAAAAAAACAACAAGAATTAACTTGTTGCTTCTCATAATATTTAATTTAACAAAGAAAAAGACTATTTTTTATAAACTGAAACTTTCGTTCTCTTTTTACCATAGCGTTCATATTTAACAACACCGTTAATTAAAGAAAACAAAGTATCATCGCCACCACGACCAACACTATTTCCAGGATGAATCTTAGTTCCCCGTTGACGATAAATAATCATCCCCGTCTTCGCTAATTGTCCATCACTTAACTTAGTACCTAATCGTTTAGAATGTGATTCACGACCATTACGACTAGAACCAACACCTTTTTTAGAAGCAAAGAATTGAATATCTAACTTAAATCTCATCATAATAATTATATCTCCTTAATTTCTATATTTTGTGGATATTGCTCAGCAATAGTTTGTAACTGATAAACCATTGTATTCAACACAATTTGATTAACAGCTTCCACTTCTAAAACCTTAATAATAATATCATCCTTAACCGAAATACTAATACTATCTTGACACTGCCGATCTAATGCATTTAAAGTTCCAAAAACAACAGCACTAATCGCACTACAAACAATATCTTGACCCTTTGCTTTAAAACCAGAATGACCACTAACAATTACTTGATAATAATTATTTTGCTGTCTTTGAATCTGAACCCGAACCATTATTACTATCACTAATTTCTGCTGTCGGCACCGCTTTTGACTTAGTTTCAACAACTTTAGAAACCTTTTTTGCTCCATCTAATAAAATATCAATAATTTTTACTTGTGTATATGGTTGACGATGACCATACTTAGTTTTACTATTTTTTTTCGGTTTATAAGTAAAAACCACAATCTTTTTTTCTTTACCTTGTTTAATTATTTGACCAACAACCTTAGCATTTGGTACAAGCGGTCGACCAATGTTACCATCAATCATTAAAACCTTATCAAACTCAACAACATCGCCAGCATCACCAACGATTTTTTCAATTCAAATTACTTGTTCCTTTTCAACACTTAGTTGCTTGCCACCAGTTAAAATAATAGCAGACATATATACATACCCTCCAGCTTAGACTCGCCAATTTAGGTGAGATTAAACTACTTATAACCTATTTCGTGCGGTTGAAACCGTTTAAAGTTATCACAAATTAATATTGCAATACTTACAACATTAATAATTATAACCTAAAATAAATATTTTCGGTAGCAAAATATGTAAATTGGTCGCGTTTAGTTTTCTTAGGTATTGCTTTGAAGAAGTAAAACAATCAGCTAATTATATTATTTAATTACTAAACTAACCCTGCCTTTCTTGTTGTTGTCATTTTTATTCATTACCATTTTATCATATTATTGAATTTTTACACAAATGAAAAATTATTAATTTTATTAAATTTTAACTAATATTTTTGCTTACTTAAATCTATTATATTTATTTGTTATAGCATTACCTTTATAATTAATTCAACTATCATCATTTTTATTATTATATTTATTTCATAATGACTTTTTATATATTTCTTTTCTGATTTCTATTTCTGAATTAATATTTTCATTAATATAATGTAATACATTTAATTTGTTTAAATTTGCCATTTTTAAATGTAATAAGTTATTTAAATTCTTATGATTATATATTTTTGCTCCATATCCTAATTGTTGTTTTATTAAATGCGATACATCGCTTTCAATGCTACAACCGATATTTCATTCTAAATTTTGGTTATGAATACCTTGCTTATTATTACTGAAATAATTACTCGCTTTTCTTAAATTTGTTTTAATATCTTTATTTAATTCATTTTTAGCGACATTACGAATGTTTTTAATTAATTCTTGATGATTTTCCATCCTTATATAATTTAATTCAACTATTTAGTGTTACTTTACGATTTTCAAAAATAATATTAAATGCCGTTTGTTTTAATTTTTTAATAGCGTGATAACCATCTAAA from Spiroplasma endosymbiont of Lonchoptera lutea harbors:
- a CDS encoding DDE-type integrase/transposase/recombinase, which encodes MKYIISQADLADLKAKIQSWLSANCRNPYYYKTKKRITAYLNLCTYFYIEETTLTKLIKKYFKNATKTFYRWAQKIMTAYYSDNLDLLLFKTTKPQNLNYQYSLNSRKKVCDLYFDYKNIKAGGMWSLFNNLKIGFHDVENSEVPKNIKTFYLWIKSDPRWKELKQQIKQTKRHFKRYEVSEIGLLQMDAKIITPSNFSVDKKYYIYDFIDEMTRIVFGYVYDSLGTNNAINAVQRAMKDFRELGITIKRLRTDNAPEFTTTNWSNKKSYKVKERPFTTFLSRNGIVHETTPIRSPQSNGKIERFHQHYTKLFYANLNCKYKWDSFLK
- a CDS encoding IS30 family transposase, whose amino-acid sequence is MYKYLTIESIIAIKEYKSYGFSIRKIAKAIDYSKSTVHRVCKLLNQNLLPLEILNQVQKNKQNAGRKLIILTLTEINTINHLLITKNYALDIIADFLKKNKIKNISTKTLYNMFKTNRMGFDEKNLLRKGKNKPHKQKETRGRINNCKSIHERNLIIPNIKNIQEFGHLEGDTIVGKDHKSSIITLADLWSKTTIPLKTKNHKAESITQSIIKFISKLIPGTIKTITFDRGKEFSKWKLIEKNCNVKIYFADAGKPCQRGLNENNNGILRRYLPKSTDLSSYKQKDLNSIAFQINSTPRKSLSYKRPIDLIQLF
- a CDS encoding YfcC family protein, giving the protein MKKWFKFKMPTAFTILFLIIIILVFLSWIPAVAKTPAGIIDIFWVPMESFTNKGRASIIIFVLILGAFVNVMMKTQALDALIGKLISNLKNKELWLIPILMIFFSVSGTTYGMAEETLGFYALILPIILAAGFDAFTGLLIILLGAGIGVLGSIINPFLIGTAVQAAIDGGIVGKLAVTTGIVWRVIIWIVMTTVAIGFVMLYAYRVKKDNRNSVVFSMHSEHQKIFKKSILEVPLTKRRIVSLILFALAFVVMIFYLIAWSEFGISIFKEFGKTINTEVPYITKFIPGVGVGGLLEVSSFFLIATIIIGFVNWKSEQMLVNDILQGSSAILSVCLVIALAGGITVILQRTGMQEIMIAGIKNSIVNLPQWAIPLILYFLFVPLSFLIPSASGFATAVFSIIAPALGVGLTSGAITSFSLASGIVNLVTPTSGVVMGAIALSHISYGSLLKGLWPLLIVIMVLSIVFLVIGSLIGQPTF
- the rpmA gene encoding 50S ribosomal protein L27, which codes for MRFKLDIQFFASKKGVGSSRNGRESHSKRLGTKLSDGQLAKTGMIIYRQRGTKIHPGNSVGRGGDDTLFSLINGVVKYERYGKKRTKVSVYKK
- a CDS encoding ribosomal-processing cysteine protease Prp; the protein is MVRVQIQRQQNNYYQVIVSGHSGFKAKGQDIVCSAISAVVFGTLNALDRQCQDSISISVKDDIIIKVLEVEAVNQIVLNTMVYQLQTIAEQYPQNIEIKEI
- the rplU gene encoding 50S ribosomal protein L21, with amino-acid sequence MSAIILTGGKQLSVEKEQVIWIEKIVGDAGDVVEFDKVLMIDGNIGRPLVPNAKVVGQIIKQGKEKKIVVFTYKPKKNSKTKYGHRQPYTQVKIIDILLDGAKKVSKVVETKSKAVPTAEISDSNNGSGSDSKTAK